In the Oncorhynchus nerka isolate Pitt River linkage group LG2, Oner_Uvic_2.0, whole genome shotgun sequence genome, one interval contains:
- the LOC135573329 gene encoding zinc finger protein OZF-like — MASVKLEDCSQALELNVNIKDEEEKIGKSVSHGHVETSSTSREQKQEDHRAKRFHHCPHCEEIFPYLSKLKIHLKTHTGENLYSCTDCGKRFTTSHSLTVHQRVHTGEKPYSCSACGGRFSRLSHLKRHQHIHTGEKPYSCSDCGKCFATSSDLTVHQRTHTGEKPFSCSDCGGRFSQLSSLKKHQHIHTGEKPYFCSDCGKSFSLLDTLKAHARIHTGEKPYSCSDCGKRFSQRSNLKIHQRLHTGEKPYSCSDCEKSFSQLDKLNSHQRIHTGEKPYFCSDCGTCFSQIDTLKCHQRIHTGEKPYSCSDCGQSFSQHSSLKKHQRIHTGEKPYSCSECGTSFSLQDSLKSHQRIHTGEKPYFCSDCGKNFSRHSSLKKHQRIHTGEKPYICFECGKSFTTSSALTVHQRVHTGEKPYSCSDCGGSYSRLGNLETHHRTHTGEKPYSCSDCGKCFTTSSALTVHQKTHTGEKHTN, encoded by the coding sequence GTCACGTTGAGACATCCTCTACATCCAGAGAGCAGAAGCAGGAAGATCACAGAGCTAAGAGGTTTCACCACTGCCCACATTGTGAGGAGATTTTCCCATATCTATCAAAGCTAAAAATACACCtaaaaacacacacaggagaaaatcTATATTCCTGTACTGACTGTGGGAAAAGATTCACAACATCACATTCTCTGACAGTTCATCAGAGAGTGCACACAGgtgagaagccttactcctgctctgccTGTGGGGGGAGATTCTCTCGACTGAGCCATTTAAAGAGACACCAacatatacacacaggagagaagccttactcttgctctgactgtggaaaatgcttcGCAACATCATCTGACCTAAcagttcaccagagaacacacacaggagagaagcctttttcctgctctgactgtggggggAGATTCTCTCAACTGAGCAGTTTAAAAAAACACCAacatatacacacaggagagaagccttacttctgctctgactgtgggaagagtttctcgCTATTGGATACCTTAAAAGCACATGCACGTATAcatacaggagaaaagccttactcttgctctgactgtgggaagaggttCTCTCAACGGAGCAACTTAAAAATACACCAACGTTTAcatacaggagaaaagccttattCCTGCTCGGACTGTGAAAAGAGTTTCTCCCAATTGGATAAGTTAAATAGTCACCAGCGAATacatacaggggagaagccttacttctgctctgactgtgggactTGTTTCAGCCAAATTGATACGTTAAAATGCCACCAGCgaatacatacaggagagaagccttactcttgCTCTGACTGTGGGCAGAGTTTCTCTCAACACAGCAGCTTAAAGAAACACcaacgtatacacacaggagagaagccttactcctgctctgaatgTGGGACTAGTTTCTCTCTACAGGACAGCTTGAAATCACACcaacgtatacacacaggagagaagccttacttctgctctgactgtggaaagaatTTCTCTCGACACAGCAGCTTAAAGAAACACCAgcgtatacacacaggagagaagccttacatcTGCTttgaatgtgggaagagttttacaacATCAAGTGCTCTGACAGTTCATCAGAGAgtgcacacaggagagaagccatactcctgctctgactgcggGGGAAGTTACTCTCGACTGGGAAACTTAGAAACACACCATCGTACACATacgggagagaagccttactcttgTTCTGACTGTGGTAAATGCTTCACAACATCAAGTGCTCTGACTGTTcatcagaaaacacacacaggagagaagcacACCAACTGA